ATGGACTTTCGGATCAGTTGTATGCGATTAGCGCCCTGATAAGCGGAAGGGGGCAGAGGGAAATGGAGCGGAGACAGATTACTGTACGCAATGAAAATGGTGATTTTGTGGAGATGATCTTTAAAGTCGGAAGTCAGCGCAATACACGGACCCGTGGCCAGCTTATTAATCTATTTGCTCAAATTCCAATAGACATGTCGTCCTTAGGCAATGGAGTGGCTTATGCTTACGGTGCACCGGGCAGACCTATTCATCTGGACGATAATCCGGATATGGGTATCCCACCGATAAATTCCATTACACCGATAACTAGGGCAGAATTGGATCGTTTATTCAGTCTCATGAACAGGGAACCTTTTGACGATGCGAAATTCAAAATAATTAACCCAATCTTTTCTGAAACAACACTCCGTGTTGAACAGATTAATGAAATCATGAAACGTTTTCAATGGGATGATGAAAAGCTGAAAGTCGCCAAGGCAGCCTACGGAAATTGTTCGGACAAAAGAAATTATTCCACACTGACAGGAAACTTTACTTTCCTGGGTAATAAAAATGATCTGCTTGACTTTATAGAAAAGCAGCAAAGAGTAAGGTAAATAGTATTGGAAATGGATACTTCCTTAAAGGTTTTTGTTATTCAACTTTAATCAGACATTTAAAAGTCCTGGGTAGAGGATCACTGGAAAAAGGTAGAAACGCCTTGTGATGACCAGTTAGATTATCGACGAGTTCATACAATGACCGGCCAACTTTTCGAAATCCTAACCCTCTAAAGTCTGTTAGATAGATATCGAATTCATGAGCTGATGCGGAGTCACAATCCCAAAAAAGATAATAGCCATTGTCGCTGCAAGCAAAGGGGAACAATCGTTTTAATAATTCGGGAGATCCGTCAGGTGCGATGTCAAACCAGATATCCCCAAGCTCAACATCGGCAATGTAGGTGTTTTTGATTGCAGCTGTTCGCACAAATAAAGAATCACCATACTCGCCCATGGGTAGATAAATATGGAATTCTCCCAACGCTAATCCATATCCGTATGTTAATACAAATTCTTTATAAGATGTGGAAAAGCTTCTTCCATTTGGAAACGTAAAATTGTCCAATGCTACCAGATCT
The window above is part of the Sphingobacterium sp. ML3W genome. Proteins encoded here:
- a CDS encoding DUF4476 domain-containing protein, coding for MLKYILFFFLVQLIGINLHAQYRSSNMGRITVVSESQPFILSLNGVAYNDRPELQVTIDGLSDQLYAISALISGRGQREMERRQITVRNENGDFVEMIFKVGSQRNTRTRGQLINLFAQIPIDMSSLGNGVAYAYGAPGRPIHLDDNPDMGIPPINSITPITRAELDRLFSLMNREPFDDAKFKIINPIFSETTLRVEQINEIMKRFQWDDEKLKVAKAAYGNCSDKRNYSTLTGNFTFLGNKNDLLDFIEKQQRVR